ATTGATTCCTGATTCAATTTGATTATTCTATGATTCCGAAAATGAAACATTACTACGCCCTTATCATAGTATCCCTCTTATTCCAATGTTCCACTGACCTTCGCCAAGTCCCCCCTCCAACCAAAAATGGCAATCTCACTAGGAATAAAGTAAACTTGCCGATTGTCATTGGTAAGTTTGAGATCCTTTCTGCGGATCGAGGTGTTTACACAGATGCATGGCGCATGGCTTGGAAAGGCCATTTACAATCATCAGGTATTTTCACAAATGTTTACAATGAATTGGATCCCAAAGAAGTTAAAGATTTTTATACAATTGATGTAGAAATGAAAACCAACTAT
The sequence above is a segment of the Leptospira levettii genome. Coding sequences within it:
- a CDS encoding LBF_2127 family putative lipoprotein, with the translated sequence MKHYYALIIVSLLFQCSTDLRQVPPPTKNGNLTRNKVNLPIVIGKFEILSADRGVYTDAWRMAWKGHLQSSGIFTNVYNELDPKEVKDFYTIDVEMKTNYSDRYNWWYTWPALYPFTAIWPIQYRLGEYSVEFHYKLYLNKELQKEETITKKGNAEEFLYGFFKVRNFQRMIEETNLDAVNVCLKNLESSL